CGACACGCTGGGACTCCGGTTCCTGTTTTCCGCTCCGCCACAGATGAGCTTCTTCCAGGCCGGAAACGTCCGGTTGCTCGTCGGCGTCCCCGAGGCGGGCCAGCCCCGCCAGCGCGGATCGGCGGTCTACTTCCAGGTGAAGGACATCCATGGTGTCTACGGGACGCTGGTGGAGCGGGGCGTCCAGTTCGGAGCGAGCCCGCACGTCGTTCACCGAACGGCCGCCACGGAGCTGTGGTTGACCGAATTCCGGGACCCCGATGGGAACCACCTGGCCCTGATGAGCGAGACCCCG
This portion of the Candidatus Polarisedimenticolia bacterium genome encodes:
- a CDS encoding VOC family protein, producing MDLSDATIGQLLIPVDDLDRGIAFYRDTLGLRFLFSAPPQMSFFQAGNVRLLVGVPEAGQPRQRGSAVYFQVKDIHGVYGTLVERGVQFGASPHVVHRTAATELWLTEFRDPDGNHLALMSETPKRA